Proteins encoded in a region of the Oncorhynchus clarkii lewisi isolate Uvic-CL-2024 chromosome 18, UVic_Ocla_1.0, whole genome shotgun sequence genome:
- the LOC139372398 gene encoding LOW QUALITY PROTEIN: uncharacterized protein C18orf19 homolog A-like (The sequence of the model RefSeq protein was modified relative to this genomic sequence to represent the inferred CDS: substituted 2 bases at 2 genomic stop codons), translating into MWFRRTLKQNRKVMIPLHLITSSMWFGTFYYAAMQGLNVIPFLDYVRLPQEFVKLLEHSQSGYALNAHISFHIVTVYLAEVAITGTSLSIRYLHKHSHMTTPPPIKEYLQDKMEETKEYLSEKMDXNQGRVVXEDGRDHRLGRIGDNKDKLAEKLQETKDQVFFRKKPDICSYGPFCP; encoded by the exons atgtggtTCAGGAGGACTCTAAAGCAGAATAGGAAGGTCATGATCCCCCTTCACCTCATCACCTCCTCCATGTGGTTTGGGACATTTTACTATGCTGCCATGCA GGGTTTAAATGTTATTCCGTTTCTGGATTATGTTAGACTCCCGCAGGAGTTTGTTAAACTGTTGGAGCATTCCCAGAGTGGCTATGCACTGAATGCTCATATCTCATTTCAC ATTGTCACAGTGTACCTGGCTGAGGTGGCAATAACTGGGACGTCACTCTCGATCAGGTACCTCCATAAACACAGCCACATGACCACCCCACCGCCCATTAAGGAGTATCTGCAGGACAAGATGGAGGAGACCAAGGAATACCTCTCTGAGAAGATGGATTGAAACCAAGGACGGGTTGTCTGAGAAGATGGAAGAGATCATCGGTTGGGGAGGATTGGGGACAACAAGGACAAGTTGGCAGAGAAACTCCAGGAGACCAAAGACCAAGTGTTTTTCAGAAAGAAACCAGATATATGTTCATATGGCCCCTTTTGCCCTTGA